The Weissella confusa DNA window TGTCGTCGTCTTAAAGTCGTCACGGTCAAGGAATGGTGCCAAAGCAGCCATAACCTTCTTGTCGACAACCGTTCCCTTTTCGGCGATAACTTCACCAGTATCAGGGTCGGCCAACGTCTCACCCAACGTCAAGCCCATCAAACGCGTCTTCAATGACAACTTCTTGTTGATCTTGTAACGACCAACAGGTGCCAAATCGTAACGCTTTGGGTCGAAGAAGCGAGCCGTCAACAAGGCACGAGATGAATCGGCCGTCTTTGGCTCACCTGGACGTAGGCGTTCGTAGATGTCCTTCAAGGCCTCTTCGACACGTGAGTCGTTGATGTCCTTGTGAACGTCCTTATCCAACGTCAATGAGATTGAATCGTATTGGTCACCCAAGATTTGCAAAACCTCTGAATCTGATCCGTAACCCAAGGCACGAACCAATTCAGTAACAGGCAACTTACGCGTACGATCGATACGTACGTAGCTCAATCCCTTTGCGTCTGTTTCAAATTCCAACCAAGCACCACGGCTTGGGATGAACGTCGTACCGTAGTTAGGACGACCGTTCTTGTCCAATTCCTCGTTGTAGTAAACACCAGGAGAGCGAACAAGTTGTGAAACGATAACACGCTCAGCTCCGTTAATGATGAACGTACCTGATGGCGTCATCAATGGGAAGTCACCGAAGAACACGTCTTGTGACTTGATTTCACCAGTTTCTTGGTTCGTCAAGCGCAACGTTACGTGCAATGGTGCTGAGTAATTTGCATCGTGGTTACGAGCTTCTTCTACTGTGTACTTAGGCTCCATGAGCTTATAGTCCACAAATTCCAATGACAACTTTCCTTGGAAATCTTCGATTGGCAAAATGTCAGTGAACATTTCACGCAATCCTTCATCCAAGAACCAGTTGTATGAGTCCGTTTGGATCTCAATCAAGTTAGGCAAATCAAGGACTTCCTTGATTCGTGCGTAACTGCGACGAACACGGTGCTTACCGTACTTTACAAGCGTTCCTACCAAGTTTTCCACCTCGCTTTGATTTGGCCAACTGCGCACACCAGTTTCTTTACAGTTTGATTACAAAATCTGTTTTTTACCGGTTTTTGAGTGCAAAAAAGACAACGACATTTTCGACTTCGAAAACGCCACTGCCCCTGCTATAAAGGCTTTCAGGGACAATATTTCCTGTCAGCCGTTGTCTATGCACAATTAAACTACCTTATAGTATACAAGAAAAAGCAAGCATTATCAAGGTTTGCGTCCTTTGTCAATACTCGCTTTTTCAAATAAATTATGGTTATTCTGTGACCGTCTCTTTTGGCTCAGCCTTCGCCTTCACGTTAATCGTGATTTCACCGGCCTTCGCACCGATTGTCACAACATCATTCGTTGTAATCTTACCGCTCAACAATTCCTCTGACAAACGATCTTCAACCTTCGTTTGTAGCGCACGACGAATTGGACGGGCACCGTATTCAGGATCGAAGCCAGCTTCGGCCACTGCATCAATAGCAGCTGGCGTCATCTTAACATCGAATCCTTGTTCTGAAATACGCTTCAACACTGACTTGGCCATCAACTTCACGATTTGGTGTAGTTCTGGCTTTGTCAAAGCGTGGAAGACCACGACTTCGTCAATACGGTTAATAAATTCTGGACGGAACGTCTCACGCAATGTTTGACGAACAGTCGCATTCATTGCGTCGTAGTCCTTAGACTTGTCGACCGCACCGAATCCAACTGACTTCTCATCACGCAAACGCGTTGCACCCAAGTTAGACGTCATGATGATAATCGTGTTACGGAAATCAACCTTACGTCCCTTAGCATCCGTTAGGTAACCATCGTCGAACACTTGCAACATCAAGTTGTAGATGTCTGGGTGAGCCTTTTCAGCCTCGTCCAACAAGACAACTGAGTATGGGTTACGACGAACCTTTTCAGTCAATTGACCACCTTCGTCATAACCGACGTAACCAGGTGCTGAACCAACCAAACGGCTTGCTGAGTATGCTTCACGGTATTCAGACATATCAACACGAATCATGTTGTCTTCTGAACCAAACATTGCTTCAGCCAATGCCTTAGCCAATTCAGTCTTACCAGTTCCAGTAGGTCCCAAGAACATAAATGTTCCAATTGGGCGTTGTGGATCCTTCAAACCTGAACGGGCACGACGAATGGCACGGGCAATTGCTGAAACGGCTTCGTCTTGACCGATAACACGGTCGTGCAAAACCTTCTCCAAGTTCAACAAACGCTCTTGTTCTGACTTTTCCATTTGCGTTAGTGGAATACCAGTTTGCTCTGAAACCACTTCAGCAACATCGTGCGTCGTAACTTCCAAGTCGTAGTTTGACGTTCCTTCAGGTTGCTCAGCATCACGTTCGGCGATGTACTTATCAACCTTCTTCTTTTGCGTCATTTCCTTCTTACGAAGTTGCGCTGCCAATTCGAAGTCCAAAGACTCGATAGCGGCATCCTTTTCAGCGCGGATAGCTTGCAACTTCTCTTCCAACTTAGCCAATGGCGTCTTGTGACCTGAACGATCGATACGAACCTTAGCCGCAGCTTCGTCCATGATATCGATGGCCTTGTCTGGCAAGAAGCGATCCGTGATGTAACGCACTGACAACTTAACAGCGTCAACTACGGCATCATCTGAAATGGCAACTTGGTGGTGTTGCTCATAACGTGACTTCAAGCCCTTCAAGATTTCAATGGCATCAGCTTCCGTTGGTTCGTCAACTTGCACTTGGGCAAAACGACGCTCCAAAGCAGCATCAGCTTCAATGTACTTTTGGTACTCATCCAACGTTGTCGCACCAATCGTTTGCAACTCACCACGAGCCAAAGCTGGCTTCAAGATGTTTGAGGCGTCGATGGCACCTTCTGCACCACCAGCACCAATCAACGTGTGCAACTCATCGATGAACAAGATGACGTTTCCGTCACGTTGGATTTCGTCGATAACCTTCTTCAAACGGTCTTCGAACTCACCACGATACTTCGTGCCGGCAACCAAAGAACCCATATCAAGCATCATCAAACGCTTCTTTGCCATGTCAGCTGGCACATCCCCAGCGACAATCTTTTGGGCCAAACCTTCAGCAATCGCCGTCTTACCAACACCAGGCTCACCAATCAAGACTGGGTTGTTCTTCGTACGACGTGACAAAATTTGGATGACACGCTTAACTTCAGCAGAACGGCCGACAACTGGATCCATGCGGTGATCACGCGCTTGTTGCGTCAAATCACGCGCCAATGAATCAAGGGTTGGCGTTCCTTCTTGTGCTTGTTGGTTACCGCGACGGCCACCACGAGCATCCTTCTTGCGTGCCGTATCATTGATACCAAGCTTACGCAAAATGACACGACGCATCTCACCTGGATTTGCATCCAATGAAATCAAGATACGTGATGACAAAATTGAATCATCAGCCAACAATGCCAACAAGATGTGTTCCGTACCAACGCGGCCTTGTTGCATGTTACGTGCTTCTTCACCGGC harbors:
- a CDS encoding ATP-dependent Clp protease ATP-binding subunit; its protein translation is MDNQYTPSAKNVLVLAQEQAKYFKHQAVGTEHLLLALAIEKEGIASKVMQQFNISDDDIREEIERFTGYGTLSRAEKEAYLPYSPKAGEVLQMAGEEARNMQQGRVGTEHILLALLADDSILSSRILISLDANPGEMRRVILRKLGINDTARKKDARGGRRGNQQAQEGTPTLDSLARDLTQQARDHRMDPVVGRSAEVKRVIQILSRRTKNNPVLIGEPGVGKTAIAEGLAQKIVAGDVPADMAKKRLMMLDMGSLVAGTKYRGEFEDRLKKVIDEIQRDGNVILFIDELHTLIGAGGAEGAIDASNILKPALARGELQTIGATTLDEYQKYIEADAALERRFAQVQVDEPTEADAIEILKGLKSRYEQHHQVAISDDAVVDAVKLSVRYITDRFLPDKAIDIMDEAAAKVRIDRSGHKTPLAKLEEKLQAIRAEKDAAIESLDFELAAQLRKKEMTQKKKVDKYIAERDAEQPEGTSNYDLEVTTHDVAEVVSEQTGIPLTQMEKSEQERLLNLEKVLHDRVIGQDEAVSAIARAIRRARSGLKDPQRPIGTFMFLGPTGTGKTELAKALAEAMFGSEDNMIRVDMSEYREAYSASRLVGSAPGYVGYDEGGQLTEKVRRNPYSVVLLDEAEKAHPDIYNLMLQVFDDGYLTDAKGRKVDFRNTIIIMTSNLGATRLRDEKSVGFGAVDKSKDYDAMNATVRQTLRETFRPEFINRIDEVVVFHALTKPELHQIVKLMAKSVLKRISEQGFDVKMTPAAIDAVAEAGFDPEYGARPIRRALQTKVEDRLSEELLSGKITTNDVVTIGAKAGEITINVKAKAEPKETVTE